Proteins from a genomic interval of Arvicanthis niloticus isolate mArvNil1 chromosome 26, mArvNil1.pat.X, whole genome shotgun sequence:
- the Cryab gene encoding alpha-crystallin B chain, which translates to MDIAIHHPWIRRPFFSFHSPSRLFDQFFGEHLLESDLFSTATSLSPFYLRPPSFLRAPSWIDTGLSEMRLEKDRFSVNLDVKHFSPEELKVKVLGDVIEVHGKHEERQDEHGFISREFHRKYRIPADVDPLTITSSLSSDGVLTVNGPRKQASGPERTIPITREEKPAVTAAPKK; encoded by the exons ATGGACATTGCCATCCACCATCCCTGGATCCGGcgtcccttcttttctttccactcCCCAAGCCGCCTCTTCGACCAGTTCTTCGGAGAACACCTGTTAGAGTCTGACCTCTTCTCAACTGCCACTTCCCTGAGCCCCTTCTACCTTCGACCACCCTCCTTTCTGCGAGCACCCAGCTGGATTGACACTGGACTCTCAGAG ATGCGTTTGGAGAAGGACAGATTCTCTGTGAACCTGGACGTGAAGCACTTCTCTCCAGAGGAACTCAAAGTCAAGGTTCTAGGAGACGTGATTGAGGTGCATGGCAAGCACGAAGAACGCCAG GACGAACATGGCTTCATCTCCAGGGAGTTCCACAGGAAGTACCGTATCCCAGCCGATGTGGATCCTCTCACCATTACTTCATCCCTGTCATCCGATGGAGTCCTCACTGTGAATGGACCAAGGAAACAGGCGTCTGGCCCTGAGCGCACCATTCCCATCACCCGTGAAGAGAAGCCTGCTGTCACCGCCGCCCCTAAGAAGTAG
- the Cfap68 gene encoding cilia- and flagella-associated protein 68 isoform X2 encodes MAASYSLSYSTYLQRQNLVCYLRNPHYGSLIYADGHGEMWTDWNDMSKFFQYGWRCTTNENSYSDRTLVGNWNQERYDLKNIVKPKPLPSQFGHYFETTYDANYNRKTPQPVHRFKREPHWFPGHQPELDPPQYKCTEKSTYMNCYSKPLPTHYSWCVYDPNRNQS; translated from the exons ATGGCTGCCTCCTATTCTCTGAGCTACTCAACATATCTCCAG aGACAAAACCTTGTCTGTTATCTCAGAAACCCACACtatggcagccttatttatgcTGATGGTCATGGCGAAATGTGGACAGACTGGAATGACATGTCCAAGTTTTTTCAGTACGGATGGAGATGTACCACTAATGAGAACTCATATTCAGACCGCACCCTGGTAGGCAACTGGAACCAGGAAAGATATGACCTAAAGAATATTGTAAAGCCTAAACCCTTGCCTTCCCAG tttggaCACTATTTTGAAACAACATATGATGCAAACTACAACAGGAAGACGCCACAACCAGTACATA GATTTAAACGAGAGCCTCATTGGTTTCCTGGACACCAGCCTGAGCTGGATCCTCCTCAATACAAATGCACAGAAAAGTCAACTTATATGAATTGCTATTCAAAACCTCTACCCACTCATTACTCCTGGTGTGTATATGATCCAAACAGGAACCAATCTTAG
- the Cfap68 gene encoding cilia- and flagella-associated protein 68 isoform X1 has protein sequence MVICIPLSGELERSGMETSLINMEPPYKNHRYSLKISSKSLYSPSSYTSIIQRQNLVCYLRNPHYGSLIYADGHGEMWTDWNDMSKFFQYGWRCTTNENSYSDRTLVGNWNQERYDLKNIVKPKPLPSQFGHYFETTYDANYNRKTPQPVHRFKREPHWFPGHQPELDPPQYKCTEKSTYMNCYSKPLPTHYSWCVYDPNRNQS, from the exons ATGGTGATCTGTATACCTTTATCTGGAGAACTGGAAAGATCAGGTATGGAGACATCATTAATAAACATGGAACCACCATATAAGAATCACCGTTACTCTCTGAAAATTTCTAGCAAATCACTGTATTCGCCATCAAGTTACACATCGATAATACAG aGACAAAACCTTGTCTGTTATCTCAGAAACCCACACtatggcagccttatttatgcTGATGGTCATGGCGAAATGTGGACAGACTGGAATGACATGTCCAAGTTTTTTCAGTACGGATGGAGATGTACCACTAATGAGAACTCATATTCAGACCGCACCCTGGTAGGCAACTGGAACCAGGAAAGATATGACCTAAAGAATATTGTAAAGCCTAAACCCTTGCCTTCCCAG tttggaCACTATTTTGAAACAACATATGATGCAAACTACAACAGGAAGACGCCACAACCAGTACATA GATTTAAACGAGAGCCTCATTGGTTTCCTGGACACCAGCCTGAGCTGGATCCTCCTCAATACAAATGCACAGAAAAGTCAACTTATATGAATTGCTATTCAAAACCTCTACCCACTCATTACTCCTGGTGTGTATATGATCCAAACAGGAACCAATCTTAG
- the Cfap68 gene encoding cilia- and flagella-associated protein 68 isoform X3: MVICIPLSGELERSGMETSLINMEPPYKNHRYSLKISSKSLYSPSSYTSIIQRQNLVCYLRNPHYGSLIYADGHGEMWTDWNDMSKFFQYGWRCTTNENSYSDRTLVGNWNQERYDLKNIVKPKPLPSQDLNESLIGFLDTSLSWILLNTNAQKSQLI, encoded by the exons ATGGTGATCTGTATACCTTTATCTGGAGAACTGGAAAGATCAGGTATGGAGACATCATTAATAAACATGGAACCACCATATAAGAATCACCGTTACTCTCTGAAAATTTCTAGCAAATCACTGTATTCGCCATCAAGTTACACATCGATAATACAG aGACAAAACCTTGTCTGTTATCTCAGAAACCCACACtatggcagccttatttatgcTGATGGTCATGGCGAAATGTGGACAGACTGGAATGACATGTCCAAGTTTTTTCAGTACGGATGGAGATGTACCACTAATGAGAACTCATATTCAGACCGCACCCTGGTAGGCAACTGGAACCAGGAAAGATATGACCTAAAGAATATTGTAAAGCCTAAACCCTTGCCTTCCCAG GATTTAAACGAGAGCCTCATTGGTTTCCTGGACACCAGCCTGAGCTGGATCCTCCTCAATACAAATGCACAGAAAAGTCAACTTATATGA
- the Fdxacb1 gene encoding ferredoxin-fold anticodon-binding domain-containing protein 1 isoform X1 has protein sequence MIPRRLLLLGEGNFSFAASLIDALDPGVSVTATGFQHREDLERDPVALENLQRLRERGIEVRFGVDCTQLAHALQANNRDFDRIYFNFPHCGRKAGVAKNRELLAKFFQSCADVLAKGGEVHVSLCRGQGGTPADKPQREWHNSWQVVAMAALGGFILSDVRPFSCEAVPGYKCTGYRSQDRPFHIEGALTYIFTQSLLFESSQPRKFRVRLEDQWFYFTEPEALLGKLNRRFLEAPSCHPVRTINEKLIAKLGKTFPLKRLKCPLPLLSQGGPSVLPLATCDPLPTVWVHLHEDNSYSKFLNGEITQELEEIPVSDSECTLPKSPARDGCKAAQEGISEKVKLGLRPSLLVHVEAVIHSPEFLPGSLHILSGPVFRKCHILPFMMPAFHETLFILGFNKNMKESCLPSLLDHLKDALSNLTQTLQEGSSLNTSVEFVLQPNGKDYIIHAKPLNFGPDCTENLIIGSIVTSMIVKHKHQYFVFVSINLDLLVMLAYDISDWRILWTFDNRFLKRFAAGKIEHFQSYSLYPPRYVHDVSFWLDEKKAFDDMEFHSVARAVSQDTIVSVQFLDRFQHPETRRVSLCYRLTYQACDKALTPQLVAAMQSQFRKEIQRQLHVSPR, from the exons ATGATTCCTCGGCGCCTCCTGTTGCTCGGGGAGGGGAATTTCTCCTTCGCCGCTTCTCTCATCGACGCCCTGGATCCCGGGGTCAGTGTTACCGCTACTGGTTTCCAGCATCGGGAGGATCTGGAGAGAGATCCCGTAGCGTTAGAGAACCTACAGCGCCTGCGCGAACGAG GCATCGAAGTACGTTTTGGTGTGGATTGCACCCAGCTGGCCCACGCCTTGCAAGCAAACAACAGGGATTTTGATCGAATTTATTTCAATTTCCCTCACTGTGGACGAAAAGCTGGAGTAGCTAAGAACAGGGAACTGCTTGCCAAGTTTTTCCAGAG CTGTGCAGATGTACTTGCAAAGGGAGGAGAAGTCCATGTGTCACTGTGTAGAGGACAAGGTGGGACTCCTGCTGATAAGCCCCAGAGAGAGTGGCACAACAGTTGGCAAGTAGTTGCCATGGCAGCCCTGGGAGGGTTCATTTTAAGTGATGTCCGTCCCTTTAGCTGTGAGGCTGTGCCAGGATACAAGTGCACTGGGTATAG GAGTCAGGATAGGCCCTTTCATATAGAAGGTGCTTTGACCTATATCTTCACTCAGAGCTTACTCTTTGAAAGCTCTCAGCCCAGAAAATTCAGAGTCAGACTGGAGGACCAGTGGTTTTACTTTACAGAACCAGAAGCACTTCTAGGAAAGCTGAACAG GCGGTTCCTTGAAGCACCTTCCTGTCATCCTGTCAGAACCATCAATGAGAAACTCATTGCCAAATTGGGCAAAACTTTTCCCTTAAAAAGGCTGAAGTGTCCCCTCCCTTTGTTGTCACAGGGAGGCCCCAGTGTCCTCCCTCTAGCAACCTGTGACCCTCTGCCTACTGTTTGGGTTCATCTACATGAAGATAACTCATATTCTAAGTTCCTGAATGGTGAAATAACACAAGAACTGGAAGAAATTCCTGTGTCAGATTCAGAATGTACCCTTCCCAAGAGTCCTGCgagagatggctgcaaagccgCTCAGGAAGGAATCAGTGAAAAGGTCAAGCTTGGCCTCAGGCCTTCTCTTCTTGTCCATGTTGAAGCTGTCATCCATTCTCCAGAATTCCTCCCAGGCTCTCTGCACATCCTTAGTGGACCTGTCTTTCGAAAGTGCCACATTTTACCTTTTATGATGCCAGCATTTCATGAGACTTTATTCATCCTTGggtttaataaaaatatgaaggaGAGTTGTCTTCCATCGCTGCTGGATCACCTGAAGGATGCTCTAAGTAACCTGACTCAGACATTGCAGGAGGGCTCCAGTTTGAACACTTCGGTGGAATTTGTCCTTCAACCTAATGGAAAGGATTATATAATTCATGCAAAGCCTCTTAATTTTGGCCCAGACTGTACTGAGAATCTGATTATTGGGTCTATTGTCACATCTATGATTGTTAAACATAAACATcagtattttgtgtttgtttctataAACTTGGACTTACTGGTTATGCTTGCCTATGATATTTCTGATTGGAGAATATTGTGGACTTTTGATAACCGTTTCCTGAAAAGATTTGCCGCTGGGAAAATAGAACACTTTCAAAGCTATTCTCTGTATCCGCCACGCTATGTGCATGATGTTAGTTTCTGGTTAgatgaaaagaaagcatttgatgatATGGAGTTTCACAGTGTAGCCCGAGCGGTGTCCCAGGACACTATCGTTTCTGTACAGTTCCTTGATCGTTTTCAGCATCCAGAGACTCGACGGGTCAGTCTCTGCTATAGGTTGACCTATCAGGCGTGTGATAAGGCGCTCACCCCACAGCTGGTAGCGGCAATGCAGTCCCAGTTCAGAAAAGAGATTCAAAGGCAGCTACACGTTTCACCTCGATAG
- the Fdxacb1 gene encoding ferredoxin-fold anticodon-binding domain-containing protein 1 isoform X2, whose translation MPPGGDHVDELVCTGIEVRFGVDCTQLAHALQANNRDFDRIYFNFPHCGRKAGVAKNRELLAKFFQSCADVLAKGGEVHVSLCRGQGGTPADKPQREWHNSWQVVAMAALGGFILSDVRPFSCEAVPGYKCTGYRSQDRPFHIEGALTYIFTQSLLFESSQPRKFRVRLEDQWFYFTEPEALLGKLNRRFLEAPSCHPVRTINEKLIAKLGKTFPLKRLKCPLPLLSQGGPSVLPLATCDPLPTVWVHLHEDNSYSKFLNGEITQELEEIPVSDSECTLPKSPARDGCKAAQEGISEKVKLGLRPSLLVHVEAVIHSPEFLPGSLHILSGPVFRKCHILPFMMPAFHETLFILGFNKNMKESCLPSLLDHLKDALSNLTQTLQEGSSLNTSVEFVLQPNGKDYIIHAKPLNFGPDCTENLIIGSIVTSMIVKHKHQYFVFVSINLDLLVMLAYDISDWRILWTFDNRFLKRFAAGKIEHFQSYSLYPPRYVHDVSFWLDEKKAFDDMEFHSVARAVSQDTIVSVQFLDRFQHPETRRVSLCYRLTYQACDKALTPQLVAAMQSQFRKEIQRQLHVSPR comes from the exons ATGCCTCCTGGGGGCGATCACGTGGATGAGCTTGTGTGTACAG GCATCGAAGTACGTTTTGGTGTGGATTGCACCCAGCTGGCCCACGCCTTGCAAGCAAACAACAGGGATTTTGATCGAATTTATTTCAATTTCCCTCACTGTGGACGAAAAGCTGGAGTAGCTAAGAACAGGGAACTGCTTGCCAAGTTTTTCCAGAG CTGTGCAGATGTACTTGCAAAGGGAGGAGAAGTCCATGTGTCACTGTGTAGAGGACAAGGTGGGACTCCTGCTGATAAGCCCCAGAGAGAGTGGCACAACAGTTGGCAAGTAGTTGCCATGGCAGCCCTGGGAGGGTTCATTTTAAGTGATGTCCGTCCCTTTAGCTGTGAGGCTGTGCCAGGATACAAGTGCACTGGGTATAG GAGTCAGGATAGGCCCTTTCATATAGAAGGTGCTTTGACCTATATCTTCACTCAGAGCTTACTCTTTGAAAGCTCTCAGCCCAGAAAATTCAGAGTCAGACTGGAGGACCAGTGGTTTTACTTTACAGAACCAGAAGCACTTCTAGGAAAGCTGAACAG GCGGTTCCTTGAAGCACCTTCCTGTCATCCTGTCAGAACCATCAATGAGAAACTCATTGCCAAATTGGGCAAAACTTTTCCCTTAAAAAGGCTGAAGTGTCCCCTCCCTTTGTTGTCACAGGGAGGCCCCAGTGTCCTCCCTCTAGCAACCTGTGACCCTCTGCCTACTGTTTGGGTTCATCTACATGAAGATAACTCATATTCTAAGTTCCTGAATGGTGAAATAACACAAGAACTGGAAGAAATTCCTGTGTCAGATTCAGAATGTACCCTTCCCAAGAGTCCTGCgagagatggctgcaaagccgCTCAGGAAGGAATCAGTGAAAAGGTCAAGCTTGGCCTCAGGCCTTCTCTTCTTGTCCATGTTGAAGCTGTCATCCATTCTCCAGAATTCCTCCCAGGCTCTCTGCACATCCTTAGTGGACCTGTCTTTCGAAAGTGCCACATTTTACCTTTTATGATGCCAGCATTTCATGAGACTTTATTCATCCTTGggtttaataaaaatatgaaggaGAGTTGTCTTCCATCGCTGCTGGATCACCTGAAGGATGCTCTAAGTAACCTGACTCAGACATTGCAGGAGGGCTCCAGTTTGAACACTTCGGTGGAATTTGTCCTTCAACCTAATGGAAAGGATTATATAATTCATGCAAAGCCTCTTAATTTTGGCCCAGACTGTACTGAGAATCTGATTATTGGGTCTATTGTCACATCTATGATTGTTAAACATAAACATcagtattttgtgtttgtttctataAACTTGGACTTACTGGTTATGCTTGCCTATGATATTTCTGATTGGAGAATATTGTGGACTTTTGATAACCGTTTCCTGAAAAGATTTGCCGCTGGGAAAATAGAACACTTTCAAAGCTATTCTCTGTATCCGCCACGCTATGTGCATGATGTTAGTTTCTGGTTAgatgaaaagaaagcatttgatgatATGGAGTTTCACAGTGTAGCCCGAGCGGTGTCCCAGGACACTATCGTTTCTGTACAGTTCCTTGATCGTTTTCAGCATCCAGAGACTCGACGGGTCAGTCTCTGCTATAGGTTGACCTATCAGGCGTGTGATAAGGCGCTCACCCCACAGCTGGTAGCGGCAATGCAGTCCCAGTTCAGAAAAGAGATTCAAAGGCAGCTACACGTTTCACCTCGATAG